The following proteins come from a genomic window of Aspergillus oryzae RIB40 DNA, chromosome 4:
- a CDS encoding uncharacterized protein (predicted protein): MDHEEEAPPPYSAVDPLTRNAIASAEVNRVILRLRGGDVSFGDTASSDSSSSVVLASSPLTPANFTSAAAYFVERPVPTVDNERPILEHHLTIYPRSQSKDFPRRPRCWGSRTEHIIQQDWDMFLRYLFPPHLGLASSSDQLPRQVRAQIQRDRKDRPQETDEQRRKRISAVITEWNQYFFEPRATCITFSYVTDPQNAPASPLCPRCYPAATRVSQENRTAVTVRPTPSLTPRQPMSPLSPPPSNRHSPAPYAYPSPQHPQLPPTPHTPYGAPQYYHPPPPHHPTYPYSPQPHIPYQHNASWNWNAGAWPPPQQNSSSKSGPLGWISSLASQAQKYGERISEHAAQYGDQISAQASHYGRQVEEHAMAHGRWIEEQASLQGRKVEDVFTGLVSRPRNEWPATDARGQVYYPNAYNYPYTPATHAVEPTKPVEPATTLPVQRIRRLSTGSASSDSSLESIDSLSTTSELSTSDLATVRAQLLSLEDHHDRDLHEAAVGLRRQLTVLQESRRRDRLAGRNWRQGWGQYPQQHGYGRGWGGRWESPQQHERSAAEKRALKEETRATRKAFRDVLRRAREEHKEQRRLKRNRRRLERSRQIEATPSEPSLEQQVQNLDLDHNRESQSTVQSFTSIPSPARSVAEISVISSISTPSTVSSHHLLEDEPQNGGKENQKEAEKAKQSPKEIEKIKRKEVPRLEEKGKKSG, encoded by the coding sequence ATGGACCATGAAGAGGAGGCACCTCCGCCGTATTCCGCCGTCGATCCGCTCACTCGAAATGCCATTGCATCGGCCGAAGTAAATCGGGTCATACTCCGTCTCCGAGGGGGGGATGTCTCATTTGGTGATACTGCATCAAGCGATAGCTCCAGCTCCGTTGTGCTCGCCTCCTCTCCGCTTACGCCCGCCAACTtcacctccgccgccgcTTACTTCGTTGAACGCCCGGTCCCTACCGTTGACAATGAAAGGCCGATCCTCGAGCACCACCTAACCATCTATCCGCGGAGTCAGTCCAAGGATTTCCCTCGTCGCCCTCGTTGCTGGGGTTCACGCACTGAGCACATCATCCAGCAGGACTGGGACATGTTCTTGCGATATCTGTTTCCTCCACATCTCGGCCTcgcctcctcttccgatcAGTTACCTCGTCAGGTTAGGGCACAGATCCAACGAGATCGCAAAGATCGCCCACAAGAGACAGACGAGCAGCGCCGGAAGCGAATATCGGCCGTTATCACAGAATGGAACCAATACTTCTTCGAACCCCGCGCAACTTGCATCACATTTTCCTACGTCACCGACCCACAAAATGCACCGGCGTCTCCTCTTTGTCCTAGATGCTATCCTGCTGCCACCCGGGTCTCACAGGAGAACCGGACAGCGGTGACGGTGCGGCCTACTCCATCCCTAACTCCGAGACAACCAATGTCGCCTCTGTCCCCTCCACCAAGTAATCGCCACTCTCCTGCACCTTATGCATACCCGAGTCCACAACATCCACAACTGCCTCCTACTCCACATACACCCTACGGTGCTCCTCAGTACTACcatcctccacctcctcaccATCCTACATATCCTTACTCCCCCCAGCCACATATACCCTATCAGCACAACGCCTCGTGGAACTGGAATGCTGGAGCTTGGCCCCCTCCACAGCAAAACTCGAGTTCTAAGAGTGGACCTCTGGGTTGGATATCCTCGCTAGCTTCCCAGGCCCAGAAGTACGGCGAGCGCATCTCGGAGCACGCTGCGCAGTATGGGGATCAGATCAGTGCACAAGCCTCCCATTATGGCCGACAGGTAGAAGAGCACGCGATGGCGCATGGCCGATGGATAGAGGAACAGGCCAGTCTCCAAGGACGAAAGGTGGAAGATGTCTTCACTGGTCTTGTCAGCCGACCTCGCAACGAATGGCCTGCGACTGATGCTCGCGGCCAAGTCTACTATCCGAACGCGTATAACTATCCTTATACTCCGGCCACCCACGCCGTCGAGCCTACTAAACCTGTTGAGCCCGCTACCACACTACCCGTCCAACGTATCCGTAGATTATCCACTGGTTCGGCATCCTCCGACTCGTCGTTGGAATCGATTGACTCGTTATCCACAACGTCGGAGCTGAGCACCTCCGATCTGGCTACGGTTCGGGCGCAGCTCTTGTCGCTCGAAGACCACCATGACCGTGATTTACACGAAGCAGCGGTAGGGCTGCGACGGCAGCTCACCGTTTTGCAGGAGTCTCGCCGTCGGGACCGGCTTGCCGGACGCAATTGGCGGCAGGGGTGGGGCCAGTACCCACAGCAGCATGGCTACGGACGCGGCTGGGGAGGACGATGGGAATCGCCACAGCAACATGAACGGAGTGCGGCTGAGAAACGAGCCCTGAAAGAGGAGACACGGGCCACGCGGAAGGCCTTCCGGGACGTCCTGCGGCGAGCGAGGGAGGAGCACAAGGAGCAGCGACGGCTCAAGCGCAACCGACGCCGTCTGGAACGGTCTCGCCAGATAGAAGCCACTCCGTCAGAGCCAAGTCTCGAGCAACAGGTGCAGAATTTGGACCTCGACCATAACCGGGAGAGTCAGTCGACCGTCCAATCTTTCacatccatcccatccccgGCACGGTCCGTTGCCGAGATTAGCGTGATCAGCTCGATCAGTACCCCTAGCACTGTATCTTCACATCaccttctggaagatgagCCTCAAAATGGAGgtaaagaaaaccaaaaggAGGCTGAGAAAGCCAAGCAAAGCCCAAaggagatagaaaagatcAAGCGCAAGGAAGTCCCAAGACTagaagagaaaggcaaaaagtCTGGTTGA
- a CDS encoding peptide alpha-N-acetyltransferase complex A subunit ARD1 (subunit of the major N alpha-acetyltransferase) yields the protein MVDIVPLSSYPSYIDLLPSIQTCNITNLPENYFLKYYLYHALTWPQLSFVAVVRPKNGYSKHTAPGGAATASEQYPKVVGYVLAKMEEEPTDGVAHGHITSLSVMRTHRRLGIAERLMRMSQRAMAESHRAQYVSLHVRMSNTAALRLYRDTLGFKVETVESKYYADGEDAYAMRMDLTDMWMDWAEIERKDRLRAEKEGKDADEGEEVGELGTEKEKEKMVKVRVGRGLGVGDLVEKNESQTQA from the exons ATGGTCGACATAGTCCCCCTCTCCAGCTACCCAAGCTACATCGACCTCCTCCCCTCAATCCAAACCTGCAACATCACCAACCTCCCCGAAAACTACTTCCTAAAATACTACCTCTACCATGCGCTCACCTGGCCGCAACTGAGCTTCGTCGCCGTCGTCCGCCCCAAGAATGGATACTCCAAACACACAGCTCCCGGCGGGGCCGCAACCGCCAGCGAGCAGTATCCGAAGGTGGTGGGGTACGTGttggccaagatggaagagGAGCCGACGGACGGGGTCGCACATGGACATATTACTTCGTTGAGTGTGATGAGGACGCATAGACGGTTGGGTATTGCCGAgaggttgatgaggatgtctc AACGTGCTATGGCCGAATCACACCGCGCCCAGTACGTCTCGCTTCATGTGCGTATGAGCAACACCGCTGCACTGCGGTTATACCGCGATACCCTCGGATTCAAGGTCGAGACTGTCGAGAGCAAGTACTATGCCGACGGGGAGGATGCGTATGCGATGCGCATGGATCTGACGGATATGTGGATGGATTGGGCGGAGATCGAGCGGAAGGATCGTCTACGGgcggagaaagaaggcaaagatgCCGATGAGGGCGAGGAGGTGGGTGAATTGGGgacggagaaggagaaggagaagatggtgaaggtgcGGGTTGGACGTGGATTGGGTGTGGGCGATttggtggagaagaatgagtCGCAGACTCAGGCTTAG
- a CDS encoding uncharacterized protein (predicted protein), producing MRVMIRLLPLLAAGGILPTWAADDSSSSTDTSTGTGKGMFTLEGTITGKVSDAATPTGTYQSITSTVTLGSGHGTVVGSHTLTGSDATATTASNTTTSNSVTVLGGTQTLNGTANATMTASASASSSPVVNTQPCNGYPEFCARNYSNITVVAAHNSPFVQSGSVAANQALEVEDQLNDGIRMLQFQTHLVNNTMYLCHSSCELLNVGTLEAYLTRVTKWMKAHPYDVVTILMGNSDYVDPGNFTAPVQNSGLMDLVYTPAKIPMALDDWPTLSNMIFSGKRAVMFLDYQANQTAYPWLMDEFSQLWETPFSPTDRDFPCDVQRPPDLAANDAKNRLYMANHNLNIQMDVLNLDLLIPNTALLNETNNVTGYGSLGLMASNCTKIWNRPPNFLLVDYYNYGPVNGTVFEVAAQMNNVTYNGKCCGVASAGMSLTPQSVMATALMIGGIQFLVSLF from the exons ATGCGGGTGATGATCCGGTTACTACCGTTGTTGGCGGCAGGCGGCATTCTACCCACCTGGGCTGCAGATGACTCCTCGAGTTCGACCGACACGTCCACTGGCACGGGGAAGGGCATGTTCACTCTGGAAGGAACCATCACCGGTAAAGTCAGTGATGCCGCAACTCCGACCGGCACCTATCAGTCGATCACCTCCACCGTCACCCTAGGCAGCGGCCATGGCACTGTCGTCGGCTCTCACACCCTCACAGGCTCCGACGCCACGGCGACGACCGCATCAaataccaccacctccaatTCTGTGACGGTACTGGGCGGCACCCAGACCCTCAACGGCACCGCCAATGCCACCATGACGGCCTCGGCATCCGCCTCGTCATCCCCGGTCGTCAACACCCAGCCTTGCAATGGATACCCCGAATTCTGTGCACGGAACTATTCCAACATCACCGTGGTGGCTGCCCACAACAGTCCCTTTGTACAATCGGGCAGTGTCGCCGCCAATCAGGCTTTGGAAGTCGAGGACCAGTTGAACGATGGGATTCGGATGT TACAATTCCAGACTCATCTGGTCAATAACACCATGTACCTGTGCCACAGCAGCTGCGAGCTGCTCAACGTGGGGACCCTCGAGGCATATCTGACCAGAGTGACCAAGTGGATGAAAGCCCATCCGTACGATGTGGTCACCATTTTGATGGGCAACTCGGACTACGTCGATCCGGGCAATTTCACCGCGCCCGTCCAGAACTCCGGTCTGATGGACTTGGTGTATACCCCCGCCAAGATTCCCATGGCCTTGGACGACTGGCCGACGCTGTCTaacatgatcttctccggcaAGCGTGCGGTCATGTTCCTAGACTACCAGGCCAATCAGACGGCGTACCCATGGCTCATGGATGAATTTTCCCAGCTGTGGGAGACGCCGTTCTCGCCCACGGACCGAGACTTTCCCTGCGACGTCCAGCGTCCCCCGGATCTGGCGGCGAATGACGCCAAGAACCGGCTGTATATGGCGAACCACAACCTCAACATCCAGATGGACGTGCTGAATCTCGACCTGCTCATCCCGAACACGGCTCTCTTGAATGAGACGAACAACGTGACCGGATACGGCAGTCTCGGCCTGATGGCGAGCAATTGTACCA AAATCTGGAATCGCCCCCCGAACTTCCTTCTGGTCGACTACTACAACTACGGCCCTGTCAACGGCACGGTCTTTGAGGTTGCGGCGCAGATGAACAATGTGACGTACAACGGAAAGTGCTGCGGCGTGGCCAGCGCCGGCATGAGCCTGACGCCGCAGAGCGTCATGGCCACCGCTCTCATGATCGGCGGTATCCAATTCCTCGTCTCTCTGTTTTGA
- a CDS encoding SUR7/PalI family protein (predicted protein), producing MANLPFFRKAPQRPEYGRSRSKVLWHRLLRSFLYLIAWIFLVLVVIGDVSNKPVLRQTWFLKIDLSNIIPLSVPNAVLINSIARSIGLHDFYTVGLWNFCEGYNDSGITKCSKPETLYWFNPVEIIMSELLSGATIALPGDITDALKIARIASHWMFALFILSTILTFVMIFLSPLATSSRPPQSIAPDPNVNAAHPAHRRRTFIFLRAFPFFILTFLTALFTIVASVVATVMFIIFKNVFTSADYNLNIEAELGTRMMAFMWIASGCNLLSFILQLGSCCAACCGGRKARKALKNGGANGLPVREKEGPHSPATTTATE from the exons ATGGCGAACCTCCCATTCTTCCGCAAAGCTCCTCAACGGCCAGAGTACGGCCGGAGTCGTTCGAAAGTTCTCTGGCACCGTCTACTGCGCTCCTTTCTTTATCTCATCGCATGGATCTTCCTGGTTCTGGTCGTCATTGGCGATGTATCCAACAAACCCGTCCTCCGCCAAACGTGGTTCCTCAAGATCGACCTCTCCAACATCATCCCGCTCTCCGTCCCCAATGCCGTCCTGATTAACAGTATTGCGCGATCCATCGGTCTCCATGATTTCTACACCGTCGGTCTGTGGAATTTCTGTGAGGGATACAATGATAGTGGCATCACCAAATGCTCCAAACCGGAGACTCTCTACTGGTTCAACCCGGTCGAGATCATCATGTCCGAACTGCTCTCCGGAGCTACCA TTGCCCTCCCCGGAGATATCACCGACGCTCTCAAGATCGCCCGGATCGCCTCTCATTGGATGttcgctctcttcatcctgtccACCATTCTGACCTTCGTCATGATCTTCCTCTCTCCGCTAGCTACGTCCTCGCGACCCCCGCAGTCCATCGCACCGGACCCCAACGTCAACGCTGCTCACCCGGCCCACCGTCGCCGCACCTTTATCTTCCTCCGCGCCTTTCCGTTCTTCATTCTGACCTTCCTTACGgccctcttcaccattgtCGCCTCCGTCGTCGCAACCGTCAtgttcatcatcttcaagaacgTGTTCACCTCGGCGGACTATAACCTGAACATTGAGGCGGAACTGGGCACCCGCATGATGGCCTTCATGTGGATTGCGAGCGGCTGCAACCTGCTGTCGTTCATCCTGCAGTTGGGCTCCTGCTGTGCAGCTTGTTGCGGTGGCCGGAAGGCCCGGAAGGCGCTGAAGAACGGCGGTGCGAATGGATTGCCGGTGCGCGAGAAGGAGGGTCCTCATAGTCCTGCGACGACGACAGCTACAGAGTGA
- a CDS encoding uncharacterized protein (predicted protein) → MTSSTMNNTATRHKKPGIPTPAMREYLWMKQIGKSLSANTPLRPNKRTKPSEGDKTSLETRHRFLTAYKLRKLREKSGMRYGRNRERSRGHNSTVLGGSLYEDAKLYKMSLRQDTEFYEELYGISPFQVPKSRCM, encoded by the coding sequence ATGACGTCTTCCACCATGAACAACACAGCAACCAGACACAAGAAACCAGGAATCCCCACCCCAGCCATGCGGGAATACCTATGGATGAAACAAATCGGCAAAAGTCTCTCTGCCAACACTCCTCTACGTCCCAACAAGAGAACAAAACCGAGCGAAGGTGACAAAACCAGCTTAGAAACCAGACACCGTTTTCTCACGGCCTACAAGCTCAGGAAACTAAGAGAGAAAAGCGGTATGCGTTacggaagaaacagagagCGTTCCCGTGGACATAATTCGACAGTCCTTGGAGGATCTCTGTACGAAGATGCTAAGCTATACAAAATGAGTCTGAGGCAAGATACTGAGTTCTATGAGGAGTTATATGGGATATCTCCTTTCCAGGTTCCGAAGAGTAGGTGTATGTAG
- a CDS encoding uncharacterized protein (predicted protein), producing the protein MDGSVVEGISTSLQTCPPDLQGLYALEDLPSPPYISHLHVNDLGLTPPPGSQPQQPVDAQVPSQEEDHSLPDGGDQADTSNQFPGDQKAKYSAAGIGSSKLSVQDVDPVGFTGSTDPVQALFDDPLFDSEAVLRELDAAFASRKRAGDEAFSGLDLWGQPEKRRLVELQQDHCVPSPGETPSLSSPNSSHQPEQGGTAPHTPGIERLPSPNPLFDSLDALFEDPDFKIPLIPDDEFPPDFELELPLAQGDRISHEPSNQDLADSTRNDQHPLELPEGSISKEPSVSELTKDRFSLDSSHLASNTSREILQRIHKEPEYTSPYPQYGGPLGYLPSAPNIHVKYVEVAEDRMNYRLACLKDRVYHLTCERNKYKNALLQWTTIDPVTGKTREQQLREENAMLRRVSSQHQNRVEQYKREATEWKNKLHEVGTIYNNLLYEIHVQKQVPAVAPIPDSYKPPRTSQARGQPPTPNSHPVTPAPSGDMQHVRQGSQPLPPQGVPPSVNGSQQPASSATDRGSTPVTIDLTDETENKSAPSEPPTEGEQRRMEMLQSLRNKRYGWLEAGQTGHDFRTSTSQSPRPQQDTSILVEPSHNDPPDHPAAQNSPIDDDDELARAMEAELAEA; encoded by the coding sequence ATGGATGGAAGCGTGGTTGAAGGTATTTCTACCTCTCTCCAGACCTGCCCTCCTGATCTTCAAGGGCTTTACGCTCTCGAGGATCTTCCATCTCCCCCTTACATATCTCATCTGCATGTGAATGATCTGGGGCTTACACCACCCCCTGGGTCGCAGCCACAGCAACCTGTCGATGCTCAGGTGCCCTCCCAGGAAGAGGACCATAGTTTGCCGGACGGCGGTGATCAAGCAGACACTAGCAACCAGTTTCCTGGGGACCAAAAGGCTAAATATTCGGCGGCGGGTATTGGCTCGTCCAAGTTATCGGTCCAGGATGTTGACCCTGTAGGTTTCACTGGTTCGACTGACCCAGTACAAGCACTGTTTGACGACCCGCTCTTCGATTCCGAGGCTGTGCTTCGCGAGCTTGATGCGGCCTTTGCGTCTCGAAAACGAGCTGGCGATGAGGCTTTTTCAGGGCTCGATTTATGGGGTCAACCAGAAAAGAGACGACTAGTCGAATTACAACAAGATCATTGTGTTCCTTCTCCTGGTGAAACGccttcattgtcttctccCAACTCTTCCCACCAGCCCGAACAAGGTGGAACCGCTCCTCATACACCAGGAATAGAGAGACTGCCGTCACCCAATCCGCTGTTTGACTCTTTGGATGCCCTGTTTGAGGACCCAGATTTCAAAATTCCTTTGATACCCGATGACGAGTTCCCGCCCGATTTCGAACTTGAGCTACCCCTTGCACAAGGCGACCGAATCAGCCATGAACCTTCGAATCAGGACCTGGCAGACAGCACTAGAAACGACCAACATCCCCTTGAGCTCCCTGAAGGCTCGATATCAAAGGAGCCTTCTGTCAGCGAACTTACTAAAGACCGATTTTCTCTTGACTCCTCGCATTTGGCGTCTAATACTAGCCGAGAGATTTTACAACGAATTCATAAAGAGCCGGAGTACACGTCTCCTTATCCACAATATGGGGGACCATTGGGTTACCTTCCGTCCGCACCAAATATCCACGTCAAATACGTCGAAGTTGCAGAGGATCGAATGAACTATCGCCTCGCCTGCCTGAAGGATAGGGTGTATCATCTCACCTGCGAGCGTAACAAGTACAAAAACGCTTTGCTTCAGTGGACGACTATAGACCCTGTGACGGGCAAGACCAGAGAACAACAGCTGCGCGAGGAGAATGCCATGCTTCGACGTGTTTCCAGTCAACACCAGAACCGCGTTGAGCAGTATAAGAGAGAGGCGACAGAGTGGAAAAACAAGCTACATGAGGTTGGTACTATCTATAACAACCTTCTCTACGAGATCCACGTCCAGAAACAAGTGCCTGCAGTTGCTCCAATCCCGGATTCATACAAGCCTCCACGCACATCGCAAGCCCGGGGACAACCTCCCACACCGAATTCGCACCCCGTTACTCCGGCGCCCTCAGGAGACATGCAGCATGTTAGGCAAGGGTCTCaaccccttcctccccagGGCGTGCCACCCAGTGTTAATGGGAGTCAGCAGCCTGCTAGTTCAGCAACAGACCGCGGGTCGACTCCAGTCACGATCGATTTGACGGACGAGACGGAGAACAAATCTGCGCCCTCGGAACCTCCTACGGAAGGAGAACAACGCCGCATGGAGATGCTCCAGTCCCTACGAAACAAAAGATACGGCTGGCTCGAGGCCGGACAGACCGGGCATGATTTCCGTACTTCGACTTCGCAATCTCCACGACCTCAGCAAGACACTAGTATCCTAGTTGAGCCGAGTCACAATGATCCTCCGGATCATCCAGCTGCCCAGAACAGCCCcatcgatgatgacgacgagtTAGCTCGTGCGATGGAGGCGGAACTGGCCGAAGCTTAA
- a CDS encoding WD40 repeat domain-containing protein (G-protein beta subunit-like protein (contains WD40 repeats)), whose product MSVILCTVSAKILHGSFWEALSGICSRTIQHPDSQVNRLCITPDKRYLAAAGHNNVKLYDIKSTNPNPVMTFDGHTNNITGVAFHCEGKWMVTSSEDGTVKVWDTRTGSLQRNYAHKAPVNDVVIHPNQGELISGDRAGIVRVWDLGESVCTHQLIPEDDVAVQSVSVASDGSLLCAGNKKGNVYIWRMVQDAELTRIVPMCTFQAHKDYLTRILLSPDVKHLATCSADHTAKEDGPPVDPNTNTLYLETTLANHQRWVWDCAFSADSAYLVTVSSDHYARLWELASGQVIRQYSGHHRGAVCVALNDYSEPR is encoded by the exons ATGAGTGTCATTCTTTGTACCG TCAGCGCTAAAATCCTACATGGCAGTTTCTGGGAAGCTCTGTCTGGAATATGCTCACGGACTATTCAGCATCCGGACTCTCAAGTAAATCGCTTATGCATCACTCCAGACAAGCGCTATCTGGCCGCCGCAGGTCACAACAATGTCAAGTTGTATGATATCAAGTCCACTAATCCCAACCCCGTTATGACCTTTGATGGCCATACGAACAACATTACGGGTGTTGCATTTCACTGCGAAGGCAAGTGGATGGTCACTAGTTCGGAAGACGGCACGGTGAAAGTGTGGGACACGCGCACCGGCAGTCTACAACGCAATTATGCCCATAAAGCCCCCGTCAATGACGTTGTAATTCACCCCAACCAGGGTGAGCTCATCAGTGGTGATCGTGCTGGTATTGTCCGGGTTTGGGATCTGGGCGAGAGCGTCTGCACTCATCAGCTAATTCCCGAAGATGACGTTGCTGTGCAAAGTGTTAGTGTTGCAAGCGATGGATCCTTACTCTGCGCAGGGAATAAGAAG GGCAATGTTTACATCTGGCGCATGGTCCAAGACGCTGAATTAACGCGCATCGTTCCAATGTGCACCTTCCAGGCTCACAAAGATTATCTCACTCGCATTCTCCTCTCACCAGACGTCAAGCACCTCGCGACCTGTTCAGCAGACCACACAGCCAAG GAAGATGGTCCCCCAGTAGATCCGAATACCAACACCCTTTACCTGGAGACCACCCTAGCAAATCACCAGCGGTGGGTGTGGGACTGTGCCTTTTCCGCCGATTCGGCCTATCTCGTCACCGTTTCGAGTGACCACTACGCTCGTCTATGGGAGTTGGCTTCGGGTCAGGTTATCCGTCAATACAGTGGGCATCACCGCGGGGCGGTGTGCGTTGCTCTGAACGATTATTCTGAGCCTCGGTGA
- a CDS encoding dynein light chain Tctex-type family protein (predicted protein) has protein sequence MAVETAPTSSPVPIADLTKIASEACDSALNGVEGYEHTKVGEWNSQIINTILKALISATAPSTPSAAAPYRFTVNSTIVQQGLIDKSAAAEGAASNTGKRGMHSASGAFWDVNRDGMWTFKYPGADERGLDVVVSVTWFAVN, from the exons ATGGCTGTCGAGACTGCTCCCACTTCTTCG CCTGTCCCTATCGCGGACCTTACCAAGATTGCCTCCGAG GCATGTGACTCCGCACTGAACGGCGTCGAGGGCTACGAGCACACCAAGGTCGGCGAATGGAACTCTCAGATCATT AACACCATCCTCAAAGCACTCATCAGCGCTACCGCCCCCTCTACCCCCTCGGCAGCAGCCCCATACCGGTTCACCGTGAACAGCACCATCGTGCAACAAGGTCTGATCGACAAGTCTGCCGCCGCAGAGGGTGCCGCCAGCAACACTGGCAAGCGCGGTATGCACTCCGCCTCTGGTGCGTTCTGGGACGTCAACCGCGATGGAATGTGGACATTCAAGTACCCCGGTGCTGACGAGCGGGGTCTGGACGTCGTCGTGAGTGTAACCTGGTTCGCCGTCAATTAA
- a CDS encoding putative vacuolar transporter chaperon Vtc1 (component of vacuolar transporter chaperone (Vtc) involved in vacuole fusion), translated as MSSQPLLQTAPGKRIALPTRVEPKVFFANERTFLSWLNFTVILGGLAVGLLNFGDRIGRISAGLFTIIAMAAMIYALCTFHWRAASIRKRGQSGIDDRFGPTVLALALLAAVVVNFILRITEN; from the exons ATGTCGAGTCAACCTCTCCTCCAGACTGCCCCAG GCAAGCGCATCGCCCTGCCCACCAGAGTCGAACCCaaggtcttcttcgccaacgAGCGGACCTTCCTCTCATGGCTCAACTTCACGGTCATCCTGGGCGGCCTGGCCGTCGGTCTCCTGAACTTCGGTGACCGCATCGGCCGTATCTCCGCCGGtctcttcaccatcatcgccatggcGGCCATGATCTACGCCCTCTGCACCTTCCACTGGCGCGCAGCAAGCATCCGCAAACGCGGCCAGAGCGGCATCGACGACCGTTTCGGTCCCACCGTCCTGGCCCTCGCCTTGTTGGCGGCCGTCGTCGTTAACTTTATCCTCAGGATCACGGAGAACTAA
- a CDS encoding glycoside hydrolase family 5 protein (predicted protein): MRASLPFLTALGCIPAALAAPHPRVQSPEYVNWTTFKANGVNLGGWLVQESTIDSQFWGTYSGGADDEWGLCEHLGSRCGPVLEHRYATYITERDIDKLASVGVGVLRIPTTYAAWIKLPGSQLYSGNQTAYLKQIADYAITKYGMHIIVDVHSLPGGTNGLTIGEASGHWGWYYNETAFDYSMQVIDAVISFVQNSGSPQSYTIEPMNEPTDNPDMSVFGTPAALSDRGATWVLKYIRAVIDRVASVNPNIPVMFQGSFKPEQYWSNQLPADANLVFDVHTYYFERNVTSETLPARLYADAQSKAGDGKFPVFTGEWAIQTLYQNSFALRERNVNAGLDAMYKYSQGSCYWTAKFSGNATVNGQGTQADYWNFEYFIDHGYIDLTRFHDTK; encoded by the coding sequence ATGCGGGCGTCACTACCGTTTCTTACTGCCTTGGGATGTATTCCAGCCGCTTTGGCAGCTCCCCATCCCCGAGTGCAGAGTCCGGAGTATGTCAACTGGACAACTTTCAAAGCCAACGGAGTCAACCTCGGAGGCTGGCTCGTCCAGGAGTCCACGATTGACAGCCAGTTTTGGGGTACATATTCCGGCGGCGCGGACGACGAATGGGGGCTTTGTGAACATCTAGGATCCCGGTGTGGGCCTGTTTTGGAACATCGATATGCCACCTACATCACAGAACGCGACATCGATAAGCTGGCCAGCGTCGGTGTAGGGGTCTTGCGGATTCCCACGACCTACGCCGCCTGGATCAAACTCCCTGGCTCCCAACTGTACTCGGGGAACCAGACAGCCTACCTCAAACAGATCGCCGACTACGCGATCACCAAGTATGGCATGCACATTATCGTGGACGTCCACTCCCTTCCTGGTGGCACAAATGGTCTCACCATTGGCGAGGCTAGCGGGCACTGGGGCTGGTACTACAACGAGACCGCGTTTGACTACTCCATGCAAGTCATTGATGCCGTCATCTCCTTCGTCCAGAACTCGGGGTCGCCCCAATCTTACACCATTGAGCCGATGAACGAACCTACCGATAACCCAGATATGTCCGTCTTCGGTACTCCAGCAGCGCTCTCAGATCGCGGAGCCACCTGGGTACTGAAATATATCCGCGCCGTAATCGACAGGGTCGCATCcgtcaaccccaacatcccAGTCATGTTCCAGGGAAGCTTCAAACCGGAGCAGTACTGGTCCAATCAACTCCCCGCCGACGCGAACCTTGTCTTTGACGTCCACACTTACTACTTCGAACGCAATGTCACCTCCGAAACCCTACCAGCCCGCCTATACGCGGACGCACAGTCCAAGGCGGGAGATGGCAAGTTCCCTGTGTTCACGGGAGAATGGGCTATTCAGACGTTATACCAGAACTCCTTTGCCCTCCGCGAGAGGAATGTGAATGCGGGTCTCGATGCCATGTACAAGTATTCCCAAGGTAGCTGTTACTGGACTGCGAAGTTCTCGGGCAATGCGACCGTGAATGGACAAGGAACACAAGCAGACTACTGGAACTTTGAGTACTTTATCGACCACGGGTACATTGACCTTACGAGATTCCATGATACGAAGTGA